From one Perca fluviatilis chromosome 10, GENO_Pfluv_1.0, whole genome shotgun sequence genomic stretch:
- the LOC120567404 gene encoding uncharacterized protein LOC120567404: MPQEIRSAIADGKRPKPVERRQMVRELADEMRRGFLHQRSSTDKRGPSDTYGCTRFQPQLPPEETDDTVEQHRQRLEEIYRQEGAGGAERAEVKNLMELTFSLQRRHINTLPPPDIEDLKTKWPFLFTPRYIYAHFELLTDINVLHSVELSMEECGRAITEYFRGKPTNKDVKDILSNGEDNEMALRVVQLLMAHFGEDLTGLILLTDVSATAADVETTLSLPASPRLILPVSGATGQVTIRGWMITFEGRVISEGITPTFATGLAAVFAIYYIFNLQYQDEAACTLEFIQR; the protein is encoded by the exons ATGCCACAGGAAATTCGTTCTGCAATTGCAGATGGCAAGAGACCTAAACCAGTGGAGCGACGCCAGATGGTACGAGAACTCGCGGATGAAATGAGAAG GGGCTTCCTACACCAACGATCCTCTACAGACAAGAGGGGTCCAAGTGACACATATGGATGTACACGATTTCAGCCACAGCTACCCCCAGAAGAAACTGATGACACTGTGGAGCAGCACCGCCAGAGACTGGAGGAGATTTACAGACAGGAGGGTGCAGGTGGAGCAGAAAGAGCAGAAGTTAAAAATCTAATGGAGCTCACATTCTCTCTACAACGTCGCCATATAAATACACTTCCACCACCTGACATTGAAGATTTGAAAACCAAATGGCCTTTTCTTTTCACGCCAAGGTATATATACGCACATTTTGAGTTGCTCACAGACATCAATGTGCTTCATAGCGTGGAACTCAGTATGGAGGAATGTGGAAGAGCCATAACAGAATACTTCAGGGGAAAACCTACCAACAAAGATGTCAAGGATATCCTCTCTAATGGTGAAGATAATGAGATGGCACTTCGTGTTGTTCAGCTGCTCATGGCACACTTTGGAGAGGACCTAACCGGGCTGATCCTTCTTACAGat GTGTCTGCCACTGCAGCTGACGTTGAGACAACTCTCAGTCTTCCTGCAAGTCCTCGCCTGATACTGCCtg TTTCAGGTGCAACAGGGCAAGTCACAATTAGAGGTTGGATGATCACCTTTGAGGGCCGTGTAATCTCTGAGGGCATCACACCAACATTTGCAACGGGACTTGCTGCTGTGTTTGCAATCTACTACATATTCAACCTTCAGTATCAAGATGAGGCAGCCTGCACTCTGGAATTCATTCAGAGGTAA